A stretch of DNA from Ignavibacteria bacterium:
AATGCTTGAAACATTACAACAAGAAAAAGGCGTTTATGTTGTATCTCGTAAAAAGTATCTAAATTCTTTAATTTCAGATGAAATCAAAAAACTGAAAAAACAAAAAAAGGAAAATCCTGAGAAAGTTTACACTGGTACTGTTACCGGTACGAAAGATTTTGGAATTTTTGTTGAATTCAATGAATGTCTTACAGGTATGATTCATAAGGTAAATGTCGCCACAGATTGGCAAGAAAGGATCTCAGAAATCAAACCTGGTATGCTTATAGATTTTTATATAAGAGATATTTTAAAAGGAGATAAAATAATTCTCACACAAATTCTACGTGAAAGTTTATGGGATACTATTAGAGTAGGTCAAGTGAAAGAAGGTGTTATTAAGTCGGTAAAACCTTTCGGTTTATTGGTTGCACTTGATGACGAAACGACAGGTCTTATTCAAAACACCTATATTGAAAAGGCTGGTAAAAAAGACTTTAATAAAGGTGATACTGTTAAAGTTAAGGTTGTTTCAGTCATAAAAGATGATAGAAAAATTTATCTTGACTTTCACGATTAATAAATAAAAAACCCACTTCGGTGGGTTTTTATTACATATTTTTCATTGGTTCAAACATATGAAAATATATAATAAAAAACAAATATATTTTATGGCTAAAAAAAAGTCTAATGGTAATGGTAATAGTAACGGAAACAATAATGGAAATGGTAAAAAAGAAACAATTAATTTTGAAAAGAAGTTAATAACCATTATAGAAAACGGACAAGAAAAAAATATACCATTAAACAATAAGCAAATAGCAGAAATTTTATACGGTACAAAATTACAAATTAGAGGTAAAAATAAAAAACAAAAAGAATTATTAACAAGTATTGGAACAAAAGAAATCACAATAGCAGTCGGTCCTGCAGGTGTTGGTAAATCTTACATATCTGTTGCAAAAGCTCTTGAACTTTTGGCACATTCTGAAAATAACTATCAGAAAATCTACATAGTGACACCAAATGTAGAATTAGATGGTTCGCATTTAGGATTTATGCCTGGCGATTTAATGGAGAAGTTAGGTTATTATTTATTTTCAACTTTTTATCTAATTGATAAAGTTATTGGAAAACAAAATAGAAAAAAATTAATAGAATTAGGAATAATTGAACCTTTAGCTATTGGTTTTTTGAGAGGTGTTAATATTGATAACTCAATTCTAATTTGTGAAGAAGCACAAAATACCACAGCACTTCAGATGAAAACTATGATAACTCGTATAGGTTTTAATAGTAAGTTTATTATTTCTGGTGACTTGGAACAATCGGATATTAAAAATCATAATGGTTTACAAGACGCATTAGATAAATTTAAAGATTTTGAAGAAATTGGAATAGTTAGATTTGATAGTTATGATATTGTAAGAAATCCAATTATAAGTAAAATTTTATTTAAATATAAATAAAATTGTTTGTATATAGAATATTGTTAAATAAAATAATTCAAAAATACTTAAAAAGACTTCTTTGGAAGTCTTTTTTTTATTTATTCATATTCATTTTTAATATATAAATAAAACTAAAAGCATTTTTATGAAACTTAAAAGATTTAATATAGATTCATTAAATGAAAGTCAGGGAGTAATGTATTTTGCTGATAAAAAGCCAGAACTTTCAGAAGAGAATCAAAAATTAGATATAATTGAAAGATTATCACAACACTGGAATGAAAAATTAAAAACTGATTTTTTAGCACCAAGATCCTTATATTCTTATTCGTTAGATGAATTAAAAGAAATAGAAAAATATTATTTAACTGAATCCAATAACTATTGTGATTTTGGTTGTGATTATATTTCTAAATTTGTGGAAGAACATCCAGAATATGATAATGAAGATTTTTTTGAATATGTTAGCGCACATAATAAAGCCGATAGAGATATGGGTGAGTTGCAAGACATTTCAAAAGAAGAAATTGATAGATTGGCTGATGAATGGAAACACGTTAAAGAATCATTAGAAAATCCTGTGGTTAAACAATTAGGTATTATCGATCTTTATCGAAAATTGAGATTTGCAGCATATGATAATTATCCTAGAATTAAAGATGAAGAAAGATATTTAAGAAAATTGGATAATTTATTTAATCATTATCAAATTTGGGCAGGTTCTTATAATGATATTAATTATAAAAGTGATTTGATAGAATTAATGACAAAAATAAATCGGTTTATGGATGCTTATGATTTACCAATAGATAAGTTTCATAGGTTTGAAATAGAAAAAATTAATTTTGATAGATTTAATTTAAAAGAGTCATACTATGTAGGTATAGGTGAAGAAATAAATAAATTACGAGATATATTAAAAGATTCTGGGTATGGACATAATTTTGAAATTAAGGATAATAAACTATACTTTCTCGCAAGTGAAGATCAAGAAACATTTGATAAAATAGAAAATGTTGCAAAAGAACATGGGTTTGAAATAAAACTAGAATCTAAAGAATATTTAAAAAGAATTGTTAATTTGACTGATGAAAAAATAGATACTTCAAAACCATCAATATTTCAATATACTATTTATAGACTTCCAACTGAAGAAGAATTAAATGAATTTAGTGAATTTCCTAATCTAACAGCAAAAGAAATCAAAAATGGTTTTAGTTATACTATAATTGGTAAAGGTATAAAAACTGCAAAAAATCAACAAATGATAATTGATAGTATTCAAATGTTAATTGATAAATATCCTGAAAATGAAGAATATAAGAAAGCATTAGAAATTGCCAAAGGCGAACTAAATATATTGAATGATAAAAAAGGTATATGGAGTAAATATGAAAATTATGATCCTAAGTTGGTAGAAACCCTCCATGAATTAAAACAACAACATTCAACAAATGATGCTGTGGAAGATATAAGAATTGAAGGTGATGAAATAGTATTTGATGTAAAATGTGAAACTGATGTTCAATCTGTTACAGAATATAATGGTTTTAAATTAAGATTTAATTATTTATGTAATATAGATGAACACGAAGAAAAGTCAGAAGAAGAAATATTAGAACATGCTAAAATGATAAAAGAAAAAGTAATAAATCAATATATTGAAAAATTATTTGAATCGCCTGATAATATAACTACTTTAGATCCAGATAGAAAAAATACAACATATTCATCTTATGATGATAAAGATGTTGCAAAACCTTTTGCATTTATTATTAAAAATGATAAAGTAGCAAAATATAAATTAAAACCAGAAGATTTAGGAGAATTATGGATTGGTTATTGGTCTGAAAGTCATTTTTCAAACTGTCCTTTTCTAGTTCAAAATGGTGGTAATTATTTATACGATGAATTATTTCTAGGTAGATTATGGTTTAGAACATCACATAATGGAAACACGGAACCATATGATATTAAAATTTTATCTACTTGGGTATCACTTATAAATAATGTTGAATTAATACAACACATTGTTACAGAAATAGAAAAAGCAGATTATGATTTATCGGATTGGTCATATGATACTGGTAATTATATATATATCATTACAGACGAATATAAACATAAAGTTAAAGTTACAAGAACAATACCTTTAAAAGAACTTGGTATTACTTTCTTAGAAGATAGTCAAAAAAGTGGTGATAATTTATTTAGAAAAAAATTCAAGAAAAATACACCATTAATGTATAGACAAGCAATTTATGGTGAAAACAAAATATATAATTTTGAAGAATATTTAAAAATAAAAAGTGAAAATGAAAAAAATATAGAAAATTTATAAACAAAAGTGTAGACCTAATTCAAAACTATATCTTAAAAAATAATAAATTGTTATGACATACAAAAGATTTGACAAATTGATTCAAAGTTTTAAAAATCAATTTGTAATTTACACAAAAGATGGTAGAATCTTATTTTTAAGACCACGACCATATTATAATCCTGCTGCGGTTTTAGCAACAAATGAAAAAACATTTGAGCTTGAAATTATCGAGTATGAGGATATCGATTATGTTATAGTCGATGGACAAAAATATAAATAGTATGAAAACTTTTGAAAATTTTATAAATAGTAACATTGTAATGTATACTGCATTAAAATTGATGAAAACATATAAAAGATTTATATTAGAAAAGAATATACCAACTTATATGCCAATACCTAAAGATATTGAGCAAATAGCCAGATTGTTTCACAATGCTGGTAAAGACCTTTTTGTTGTCGGTGGTGCCGTTAGAGATTTTCTACAAGGTAAACAACCACACGATTTTGACATTGTTACAAATGCGCAACCAGAAGAAACAAAACAAATACTTAAAGGTTGGAATGTTTCTGATGAACAAGGTAAAAATTTTGGTGTTCTTAGAATTTACACAAAAGATGAACCAAAAGGTTATGAGATTGCCACATATAGAAAAGACATTGCAAAAGGTCGTGATGTAAAAGGTGATGAACAAAAAGTAGAAATTGGTAGTCATATTACAATTAACGATGATGTTAAGCGTAGAGACTTAACTATAAATGCTTTATTTTATGATATTAACAAAAAAGAAATCGTAGATTTAGTTGGTGGTGTTAATGATTTAAAAAATAATGTTATAAGAGCTGTTGGTGATCCAAAAGAAAGATTTGATGAAGATAGATTAAGAATTTTAAGAGTGTTAAGATTTGCTGCTAGAACTGGTGGTAATATTGATCAGACAACTTCTAATGCAATTAAAGAGGATAATAGATTAAGAGGTATTGGACCAAAAGATGATGTATCACAAGAAAGAATACACGAAGAATGGAATAAAATGTTAGAACATGCTCAAAAGGCAAACAGTTCTAAAATGATGCAGAATTATATTGATTTATTAACTGAATATGATATGTGGAAACAAATGTTCCCTGGTATGATAGTTGATACAACTATTGAAGTTGAATCTTTAAATAATGCTATTATATTTTATGGTTTATTTAACAAAGATGATATTGCTGGTAAAAAGAAAATGATGGTTAGAGATTTAAAGTTTACTATTGATTTAGTAAATCAATTGGATTTCTTAGAAACATATAAAATTTCTAAACTAGAAGATGTTTATAGATTGGCAAAATTAAAAGAGAAGTTCCATATAGACGAACAATTGATAAGAGATTTTGTTGATGAATATGGATTAAATATAAAATTTATGGAAGCGTTTTTAAAATATTGTAATGACGGTTTTATTGTGGATGGTAACGATCTAATGGCCCAAGGTTTTAAAGGTAAAGCCATTGAAACTGAAAAAGAACGTAGAGAATTAATTAGATTTAAAAATGAATATATAATGATGTGAAATACTTAAAAATTTACTATTTAAAAACCTATTGATTTAAGTATACATTATAAAATAATAAAAAAGTATGAAAAAGTATGATAATTATATAAAAGAAAATGATAATATTAGAAACGAAAATGCTAAAAAATGGTTATTAGAACAACCATTTATTAAAATAGATGAAAAAACTGGTAAAATGCTAGTTATTGCTGTAAAATATAAAAATTTTCCTGAATCTTTAACAAACATAAGTAAAAGAAAATGGACAGAGTTAAATTATACAACACTTGTTAGATTATTATTATTTTCTTGGTTATTTAAATATAACGGTAATTCAAAAGATTTATTATTAATAAAAAAACAACTTAAAGAAAATATATTTGATGAAAATCTAAGAATATTCACTCAGATACCAACTAATATTTCGATTATGAAAAAATGGTTTAGACCAATATCAGGAGAAAATTTAACAATATATTCTGAAAATTATATTCATCTTGGCTTAATTTTATATAAAAAAGATGAAATTTTTAATGAAACAAATATTTTAGATTGGATGAATTTTGTTAGAAGATTAACAAATAAAGCAAATAAATCTGAAAATGATACTATTGATTTTATTAAGAAAAATAAGATATACGCAGATGCTATTAAAGCCAGTGATATGGATGATAAGAATGGTATTGATATTTGGTTAATAAATAATAAAGGTGAGAAAATTCCAGCGCAAGTAAAATATCCTGTATCAAATACAAATATATCAATGTTTTGGGGTAAAGATAAAAAGGAATATAAAATTGTTATTGATGATACAAATTTAGATATGAAGAATTATAATGTTTTTAAAGATGGTAAATTGATCTGGAAATTTTTATTCTTATGGGACCCAAAAAAGAAAAAATTATACCAAATAAATTCATCATCAATTAATAGAATATATAAACACCCTGAAAATAATTATGTTTATATTAATCTTAGATTAACAGATGAATGGTTACCGAGAATGATTAAAATATATGATATTTCTACAACTAACACCAACTCCAATCAAATCTGATGAAATAAAAAAACTAAAAGATATTACTGATAAATATCATTCAAAATAACAACTGGTGTTATTTAACAAAGATTCTTTAATTTCTTTAAACATATATGCAAATTCATATTCTTCTAATTCGGATGCAACATCAATTAGCATGTCTAAAGTTTTAATCCAATATCTTTGCTCAACCCAATATTCATTAATAAAAAAATCATCAATATATCTATAACCTAAATACACTTTATTTTCATTGTTTTTAATAGCGTATTCAAAGTTATATAACATCATATCAAGATATTCTACATCAATGTTTTCTTTATTTTTCATTAAATTTTAACTTTAAATTTTTCTTCAATTTCTTCTTTTGTACCTTCAAATTGTAAAGGTTCATAAGAGATTGTTGCTACATATTTATCTTTTAATTGAATAATATCTAAACGCTCACCTGCATTTGTTTTCCATCTAAATATCCAATTGTTATTTTCTTCCTGTCTTATCCAGTTTAATTGAAATTAATACTTTCTCCTGGTATATCTGGAAAATCTGGATAATTTTTTTTTTGAAAAGATATATAAGTTTCTAGCATAATTCAAAACATTAAATGAATGTTCCACTAAACCGTGTTCATAATTGCAATGATATTTTCCTGACGCAGGTGCTGTAAAAAAGTCTGTTTCTGTTTTTAGCCATTTAACAAATTTTTCTTTACCATCTCTCTTTACTGTGTCCATGTACTTATCATACAATTCAATATATTCCTGTGTAGTCATTAAAAATTAATTTTTTTCTTCACAATCGCATTCAATGTATTTATTAATTAATCCTTGTTCAACCAGCGAATCTATCCAATTTTCTGCACAAACTTGTAATTCATCGTCTGATACATTACTATCAAGCCAATGTTGATATTTATAGTTTTTAACATTCTTATCAGCAGGATTGTCAGGAACATGTCCAGGTTTATCTAAATAAAGAGTAGTTATAATATCGCCATAATAGTCTACAAATTTTTTAATTTCTTCTGGTTCTCTACAATGAATAAAAAAAATACTTCTTTCATTTATTTTCTTTTCAATTCTTTTGATTGTACTTTTAAATGGTCCGTCGTTATAACTCGTCCATATTCTTTTCATGTCAGCTAAAAATTTTCTCGCTTCATCGGTTTTTGAACCATCCCAACCTAATTTTTTAGCAACCTTCTTTACTTTATCTACAGTTGAAAAATTGTAAACCTTAATACCCATTGTTTTACAGTATTTTTTACAATACCATACAAACTTATCTTTTCCACTTTTTGGGTGTCCATTGATTAAAATTACTTGAATCATATTTTTAATTATTTTTTAATATTCTTTTATGTTGTACCATTGTACATAATCACCAATTTTAAATTTCGGTTTCATCTAAAATTCTATTTAATTTGTTTTCTTTACAATAATATTTTTGATATAATTGTTCATATATTGGTGGTTCACAAGGTTTCCAATATATTCTATCTTCGCCATAAACTATATCTGGTAGATATTTCTCTAATGGTTTTGCATTTTCGTTTATTGATAATACAGTCCATTTACCATCTTTTTCCTTTTTCCAATTAACATTAATACCAAACCAAATTGTTTCTCCATTTTCTTTAACAACTCTTTCAATAGTATATTTATCCCATTTCCAATGATATTCTGGTTCGCCTATTGGTGAATCGAATATAAACCATTCTGATTTTTTAGATAGTTTCATTTAATATTCTTTTTAATTTATTTTTTCTATATTTTCTATAATATTTCTTATTATCATAATCTATTTTAATACTTCCAGTTGAATTTTTATTTGAAATAGATAGATATATGTATTCAGAATCAATATAATAATTTTTAATTTCTATTTTATTTTGCAACCATAAATCAACACAAATATTGTGAACTATTGCATAATGTTGTTCTGTTTCCTTTTGAAGATATTCTTTATCAAAAAATTTAATCTTATTAAAATATATAGTTTCGAATATTTTTGTTATACCAGTCATAATTTCATATTATTCATTATTCTATTGGTTCTATATCAAAACCTAATTTATTAATTCTTTTCTCAGACCTCTTTTTAAATTCTAAAGCAACAAAATCTCTTTTTGCTTTGAATTTTTCTTTTCTTTCTGTATTAGAATTTTTAATATCATAGTATAGACCTTCTTCATCATCTCTATAATCCCAGATACCACCTAATTTTCGTTTCCTTTATCGTCTATTTCTACTTCTAATGCTAATCCTAACGGATGAAGGAAAGTTCTATTTAGTTCTTGTAAATAACCACTTTCTCTAAATTCTTTAATATCAATTTTTTTATCATAGTATCTAATTTATTTTTTCTACTTTATTTTTAGTTAATTCTAACGCTTTTGTTTGAATATCACAACCTATAAATCTTCTTCCATTCATTTTGCAAACAACCGCAGTTGTTCCACCACCTAAAAAGAAATCACCAACCAAATCACCTTCGTTTGATGATGTTTTGATTATTCTATCTAATAATTCAACTGGTTTTTGTGTGGAATATTGTTGCACTTTATTTGGTGAGACACCCAATGATTTTAAATTCCAAATATTCTGTATTGGTTTATCTTGATAATCTTTTGCATAAAGTATCTTTCTCGGATTACCATTTTTAGACCATTCTATTTGTCCCAATTCATCCAATTTTTCCAATTCTGAATGAGAAATTGCCCAATGTCTACCTTTAGGTAGGTTTACAATACCGTGAGATTTTGAATTCCAAGGTTGTCCTGTTTCACCTAATTTTGTTTCACCTTTTGCATGTAAAGGTATAGTTGTATAATAATCACCATTCTTATCAATCTTATTATATTGATTTACTAAATCAGCTTCTAATTTGGGTTCTGTTGGTGCATTAAATGTATATTTTTCTGTTTTTGTGTAATACAAAATATTATCGTATATTTTACCCCAATTATTTGAATTATTTTTTGCGTTTGTACATTGTCTAATAATTTCATTCTTATATTGTTTCCAACCAAATATCTTATCTAATAAAACTCTCATATATGAATTCAAATGCCAATCACAATGAATATAAATTGAACCAGTTGGTTTCAGAACTCGATACATTTCTTTAATTCTTGGATTATACCATTTTACAGCATCCATAGGTTCTCCTAGAATATCATCATAATCTGGAAACTTGTTTCCTGTATTATAAAGAATGTCACAATAAATTAAATCAAAACTTTCATCTGGTAATGATTGTAATAATTCTAAATTGTCTTGTAAGTATAGTTTTATATCATTTGTTTGATAGTACAACATATTCTTTCTAATTTCTTTTTCCTAAATTCTGTTAATGTGATGAATTGTCTAACTGGAAAAGACCAACTTTCATCTATTCCTTCTAATACTAAATGACCTTTGCTCATATATTCTAAATACCATTCTTCTGAAACATTTGACCAACGTTCATCCTTAGGTTGAGGTTGCTCAATTTCTTTTATGATATATACTTTTCCTTTTTTAAGTCTTGGACCAGCACCATCATTATCATATAAACATACAACTTTATCAAGACTTTTCATTTAATATCCTTTCTAATTTCTTTTCTCTTAATTTATAATTTAGTTTTTCGCTTATCACATGAGTTTTCATAAAATTGACTTTAATTTTTGATAGTATTCTTCTGATAAGAAGTCTTTTGCTTCAAGTAGATAATTTAAATATTCTTGATTTGGTTTAAGTCCTTCAACAATATATTCTGGTTGTGCAATATAAACCCAAGCACTTATACCATCTATTTCAACAAGCGTTCTTTTATAATGTTTTGGAAATGACTCAAATTTATCCATTACTGCAATATCTTCAATTTCATACAATACGCCTTCAACTATTGAACCTTCGTTAGGTACAATATTAGCAACAGCTCCTTGAGTTTTAGATATTTTGTTAAACTTCAGTTCAAAATTCTTTAATTTTGCAGGTTTGTATTGATTTATTACAACACCTCTTTGAGCCATTCTTGTTAAAGACATATTTGATCCATATGCAAAATACCACATATCATTTAATTATTTTTATGGTTATTTTTGTTTGTGTAAAATGTTAAATCAACATTTTTTAAAAACCTAATGTACAAAAGACTATCTATAAAACGACTCATATTCTATTCAATATCTTTATTTTATAATCAACATCATCTCTATAATGCTCACAAAGAAATTCAAAATCTTTTTCACTTAACTTATAATACTCCATTAACATTTCTTTGTCTGTTTTTGAAATACTTTTTATCTTATCTTCTTTCTTGTTAGGATTCTTTGTCCAATACCAACCAGGTGTTTTATTGACATTCCTATAAAGTAAAAACCATAAGTCCATAGCACTTGCTTTATCTATGCACTTATGGTTAAAGAATTGAGAAATTTCTAGTTTACCTAAACTAAATTTCTTATTAACAATAAAAAAAGTATTTATTTTATCTTCATCTGTAGCTGTGTGATAGTTCTTCTTGTTTTGGAAAATACTATCAACCATTTGCATAAAATCCATTTATAATTTATTTTATTTTGGATTTTATAGTTTGATTAATATTTTAAGTTTATATGAAATTTAAATCTTTTCATAATTATATAACAATATTTAATATATACTACTGAACTTAATAAAAACTTACGATGCAAACTTTTCTCGTACCGAATTATTAAGCGATGATGTCGAAACAAAAAGAATTTTGGGTTGGAATTTCAAATTTGAATATTATATATAAAAAGAAAAGAACAATGAAATTGAGAAAATTTATGGTAACAACATTTAGAGAGTATTTGAATGAATATCAAGACATTTTATTAGCACCAAATGGTAATAAAAGCAATTTACCTAAAAATTTATATTACTATGTAAGAACTGATGAATTTAAAAAATGGTTTGGTGATTGGGAAAATGATAGACAAAATTCAAGTAAAGTTTTAGATGAAAACGGAGAACCGATGATTGTTTATCATGGTGGGTCTGATAATTTTGATAAATTTGATAAAAAATATAGAGGTACATCAACCAATGCAAAATCAGCAAAACTTGGCTTCTTTTTTACTGATGATAGAAATGATGCTATTGCATATTCTAAAAGATATGCTGGTGGAAAGTTATATAAATGCTTCTTGAATTTAAGAAATCCAATTATTAAAGATTTTAATGGAGAAATCATAGATACAGATTTGGAATTAGTTAAATTAATTAAATTATCTGATGATGGTGTTATCGCTTTAAATCTTAAAGATGGTTTTGTAGTAAATAACCAATATATAGTAAAAGAAGAAAATGATATTAAAATCATTAACGACATTTAGGTTTTCATTTTTTAATACATAAATTGTTGGTGGGTAAAAAATTATTACACATAACGGTTAAGTGTAAAAATCATTTTAATATTTTTTACATTTTATTATACATAGTATTTTGTAATGAAATTTTAATTTTGGAATATTTATATATAAAATAAAATATGGAAAACGAAATGAGAAAACATATAGACACATTCAAAAATTTTTGTGTGAATGAAGATTTTAGACCAGGTTTTGTAACGTCACCAGCACCGTGGGGTCTGTTGAAGAAGCAAGGAAATTTATAATTAATGTTTTATTACAACGACCAGATTTGACGTTACAAAAATTTGTTGAACTAAACAAAAATATTGTGAATAGATATCATAAAGAAGGTCAAAAATTTTTTTATGATGCGGTTGAAAAATTAAATATTCCATTTTGGAATAAAAAGCGTGAATAAAAATAAATAAAAATATATGGAAAAGAAAC
This window harbors:
- a CDS encoding gamma-glutamylcyclotransferase, encoding MWYFAYGSNMSLTRMAQRGVVINQYKPAKLKNFELKFNKISKTQGAVANIVPNEGSIVEGVLYEIEDIAVMDKFESFPKHYKRTLVEIDGISAWVYIAQPEYIVEGLKPNQEYLNYLLEAKDFLSEEYYQKLKSIL
- a CDS encoding site-specific DNA-methyltransferase, whose amino-acid sequence is MLYYQTNDIKLYLQDNLELLQSLPDESFDLIYCDILYNTGNKFPDYDDILGEPMDAVKWYNPRIKEMYRVLKPTGSIYIHCDWHLNSYMRVLLDKIFGWKQYKNEIIRQCTNAKNNSNNWGKIYDNILYYTKTEKYTFNAPTEPKLEADLVNQYNKIDKNGDYYTTIPLHAKGETKLGETGQPWNSKSHGIVNLPKGRHWAISHSELEKLDELGQIEWSKNGNPRKILYAKDYQDKPIQNIWNLKSLGVSPNKVQQYSTQKPVELLDRIIKTSSNEGDLVGDFFLGGGTTAVVCKMNGRRFIGCDIQTKALELTKNKVEKIN
- a CDS encoding CCA tRNA nucleotidyltransferase produces the protein MKTFENFINSNIVMYTALKLMKTYKRFILEKNIPTYMPIPKDIEQIARLFHNAGKDLFVVGGAVRDFLQGKQPHDFDIVTNAQPEETKQILKGWNVSDEQGKNFGVLRIYTKDEPKGYEIATYRKDIAKGRDVKGDEQKVEIGSHITINDDVKRRDLTINALFYDINKKEIVDLVGGVNDLKNNVIRAVGDPKERFDEDRLRILRVLRFAARTGGNIDQTTSNAIKEDNRLRGIGPKDDVSQERIHEEWNKMLEHAQKANSSKMMQNYIDLLTEYDMWKQMFPGMIVDTTIEVESLNNAIIFYGLFNKDDIAGKKKMMVRDLKFTIDLVNQLDFLETYKISKLEDVYRLAKLKEKFHIDEQLIRDFVDEYGLNIKFMEAFLKYCNDGFIVDGNDLMAQGFKGKAIETEKERRELIRFKNEYIMM